In Amphiura filiformis chromosome 1, Afil_fr2py, whole genome shotgun sequence, the following are encoded in one genomic region:
- the LOC140168476 gene encoding LOW QUALITY PROTEIN: uncharacterized protein (The sequence of the model RefSeq protein was modified relative to this genomic sequence to represent the inferred CDS: inserted 1 base in 1 codon) translates to MSEKDKTKNRPAGDEKAVKKGDRSKSQNSAEKRKDVKESNANDTSAMKCNSGAVSHQSDAKMDLMIQTLNKIHTQVNKNQKAIETQQATMDDMILNHPDGDGYYDNHNVNEYDAGVDYDSAYDHDYDYEPPELRDNDGNEGEKSAFELALAKYKKSQEKVAKPIKGDVADLANERFKHGVDREHFKALVEGDTMQRPENCTSLTEVRVNELIWTLLSTPTRAMDDKMQVIQTGMAKAGVAMVSMLDMIESRERLSLINKLINTGIEGLTCLGQAYHLLCLRRRDLMKPDVDWRYTHLCSSNIEHTSWLFGDTLQEEVKKIGDTNKVANTVRGRQYNTRGRARGRSLPRGSGYAMYSGYHGYGNNRGTRPPRHQNRGYGRFPKGRRSFAKHNNAISKSSTSQGEPRRALPSESPPRPSHSCSHLSPLANSELVQQTSRIANRRPSNSAKNRHYVNSSRKPKTPSTTQKTKVDCRKNLRTVLRKQSISKQAVNIMLSSWKYGTHKQYSTYYARWYKFCVQREVDHVQPNVSEVLDFLTELYEAGLGYSAINTARCALSQITVYKKGFTTIGAHPWVIRFLKGVYNLRPPMPRYVDTWDVGKLLCTLRKLSPVSTLSLKHLTLKTVTLVAILLAARTQTLVALDLENMTVKTSKYCFTVGKATLKQSRPSYTPPVLELGAYPVDRRLCVYTVLREYIKSTQXFKGEQSQLFISYTKPHAKVTAATISRWIKLTMRMAGIDVSIYKSHSVRAASTSKACDQGVPIEEILRTAGWSSAATFATYYKKKVPKDKTYAKKVLATK, encoded by the exons ATGAGCGAGAAGGACAAAACGAAAAATCGCCCCGCTGGGGACGAAAAAGCCGTGAAAAAAGGCGACAGGTCGAAGTCGCAGAATTCGGCAGAGAAGCGGAAAGACGTAAAAGAGTCCAACGCAAACGATACGAGTGCTATGAAATGTAATTCTGGGGCCGTGAGCCACCAGAGCGATGCAAAAATGGACTTAATGATCCAGACGCTaaataaaattcacacacaagtGAATAAGAATCAGAAAGCCATCGAAACCCAACAGGCCACGATGGATGACATGATACTGAACCACCCTGATGGGGATGGTTATTATGATAATCACAATGTCAACGAGTATGATGCAGGGGTTGACTATGACTCTGCATATGACCATGATTACGATTATGAACCCCCA GAACTCAGGGACAATGATGGAAATGAAGGGGAAAAATCTGCCTTCGAACTGGCATTGGCCAAGTACAAGAAAAGCCAAGAGAAAGTGGCTAAACCAATTAAAGGTGACGTAGCAGACCTGGCAAATGAAAGATTTAAACACGGCGTAGATCGTGAACACTTCAAGGCTCTGGTAGAAGGGGACACAATGCAGAGACCAGAAAATTGCACTTCACTGACTGAAGTCAGGGTCAATGAGTTGATTTGGACACTGCTTTCCACGCCAACCAGAGCTATGGATGATAAGATGCAGGTGATTCAGACTGGCATGGCCAAGGCTGGTGTAGCCATGGTATCTATGCTTGATATGATTGAGTCCCGCGAGAGATTGTCACTCATTAACAAACTCATTAACACCGGCATAGAAGGACTGACTTGTCTCGGACAAGCATACCATCTGTTGTGTCTGAGAAGACGAGATCTAATGAAACCAGACGTAGACTGGCGGTACACTCACCTATGTTCAAGCAATATTGAACATACGTCCTGGTTATTTGGGGACACTTTACAGGAGGAAGTAAAGAAGATTGGCGACACAAACAAGGTCGCCAATACGGTGAGGGGCCGACAGTACAATACAAGAGGCCGAGCTAGGGGTAGGTCTTTGCCCAGGGGTTCAGGCTATGCAATGTATTCAGGCTATCATGGCTATGGTAACAACAGAGGGACGAGACCACCTAGGCATCAGAACAGGGGATATGGTCGTTTCCCAAAAGGCCGCAGAAGCTTTGCCAAGCACAACAATGCCATAAGCAAGTCTAGCACAAGCCAAGGTGAG CCTCGTAGGGCGCTGCCTTCAGAAAGTCCGCCAAGACCAAGCCACAGCTGTAGTCATCTTTCCCCTTTGGCCAACTCAGAGCTGGTTCAGCAAACTTCTCGGATTGCTAACAGAAGACCCAGTAATTCTGCCAAGAATAGACACTATGTTAACTCTTCCCGGAAGCCAAAGACTCCATCCACTACGCAAAAAACTAAAGTTGATTGCCGCAAAAATCTCAGGACTGTCCTCAGAAAACAGTCAATATCTAAACAGGCTGTCAACATCATGTTGTCATCCTGGAAGTATGGAACACACAAGCAGTACAGTACCTATTATGCAAGGTGGTACAAGTTTTGTGTTCAAAGGGAGGTTGATCATGTGCAACCAAATGTCTCTGAAGTATTAGATTTCCTGACAGAATTATATGAGGCAGGGCTTGGCTATAGTGCTATAAACACAGCACGTTGTGCTCTGTCTCAAATAACTGTGTACAAGAAAGGATTCACAACCATTGGGGCCCATCCATGGGTCATCAgattcctgaaaggtgtgtacaACCTGAGACCACCAATGCCACGTTATGTGGATACTTGGGATGTCGGAAAGTTATTGTGCACACTGCGCAAACTTTCCCCAGTTTCTACGTTGAGTTTGAAGCACTTAACACTGAAAACAGTAACGCTGGTAGCAATTTTACTGGCAGCAAGAACGCAGACATTGGTTGCACTTGATCTCGAGAATATGACTGTGAAAACAAGCAAATATTGTTTCACAGTGGGGAAGGCTACACTAAAACAAAGTAGACCAAGTTACACACCACCTGTTTTGGAACTAGGTGCATATCCTGTGGACAGGAGACTATGTGTCTACACAGTTCTTAGAGAATATATCAAGAGCACAC GCTTTAAGGGAGAGCAATCACAACTCTTCATTAGTTACACCAAACCACATGCTAAGGTTACAGCAGCCACAATTAGCAGATGGATCAAACTCACAATGAGAATGGCTGGGATAGATGTTTCCATATACAAGTCCCATAGTGTGAGAGCTGCTTCCACCTCAAAAGCATGTGACCAGGGTGTACCTATTGAAGAGATATTGCGTACAGCTGGCTGGTCATCAGCGGCAACTTTTGCCACCTACTACAAGAAGAAAGTACCAAAGGACAAAACTTATGCAAAGAAGGTTCTTGCTACAAAGTAA